aaggtgtttgttttttggggtgGGTGTGGGATTCCCATAGAGGCATACACCTGCCTGCCTGTACTTTTATCCTCATGATACAATGACATTATCTAAAGAGGAATCTACAGTATGATGTCATAAAAAGGGGTTTCCTGCTGAGACTGTAGTCAGGTTTGGTGGATTGGAGGCgaaatgaagtgtttttttgttattttttattttttttaattcagtgatTAGCTCCTTGCAGGAGAAATAAATCTTAATACTTGGCACATTATACTGTCAGTTCCAATGTAGCAATGAAGTGTACCTTCCAAGGACACAGAACAGAATGGGGACCATCCTGCTGCAACTGGAGATGGAGGAATTTCATGTCAAATTTACTGCTAATAACGAAGTGATGAATTCACTCCACACTCAATATGCCATATGATGTAAATCCAACTAAATCAGATTGTATACACAGTATTTTTCTTACCAGGTTCGCATGAAATAAATCCTTATAATTAAAAAATGCAACTTTGAATCAGTGATGTTAAAATgtagctggagctgcagcatcGACAGTGACCAACACTACTTACCCATCGCACCTGAACATCATCCCAGGTGCAAACATAAATGAAcgtttctgttcactgtgaaGGAAGCAGACCAACGGAAACGTAAGCAAACCTGCCCTAACCTGTGCAAGGTGGTAGAAATAACAAGCCCAGCAGCAGTTCTGTGAAAGTCACAACCTGGAATATGAAAATGAGTTGAGTGCCATTACttgatttttaattttacattCCTACCTAGCTTGTTTGATTAGCcttaccagcagcagcagtctgctgctttttaaaattcattcaATGTCTAGCACTTTATGATAAactaatgcattttttttctctctcactcagaTGACATATTTAGGAAACATGATACAGAGTGTGAACAAAATATACCTCAAAACAGTGACTTCTCACTGCCATAGGATGACAGATATTCAGACATACAATACATATCAGCCAGGATCCTTGTGATTTTCAAATGGCCCCTGATATACCAGGTGTTCCTTCCCTTTATGTCTATGAGCTAAAAAGGTAGTTGTGTATTATTTtctatttcctttttttttagcttttttgtaaatatttaggCAGTGAATTAGCTTCAGTGCATGCTAGTATCCAGCTGATGAAACTGGAATGGCTGAAAAAACTGCCAGCGTTGAAATTTTCATAAGCTATTGTGGACAAACTTGTTTGTACAGACCTGCAGTACTGAAAGGCTGACACTGAAATTTGGTGCTAACATTTCTGGATTTGGTTAGATGTGATTTCTCAGTCTGATATGATTTGTagattttagtttttattgttttcatcttgttttttgataaaaaaaacaaaaaacaaaacatagcaTCCTAACTTACAAAATCTGTTGGCATGATGTATAAATACAAAATGGACACTATATTTTTGCAGTCTCTTTGAATAGAAtgttactttttctttctttagaaaagaaaggaaaaacaaaaatccaggGATTTCAGTGGCCAAGAGCTTGTTGCTTACGTTTTTTGTTCCTGTTGATTTACCTCCTGTGCGCCTTGTGAAATCAACACAGAGGTTCACTGAGAATAATTTACAGCTCTGatcaaaagcacaaatgtaaACCCTAAGTTGTTGTAGTGGCGTCCACGTTTTTCGGCTCATAACCCTTTCTGTTGAACACAACTCAGGGAAGCAGCCTGGATCTCACCCCTGACCCCCAAAGGCACGACATATCCATCCGAGCAAGAGACATGtcagaaacacatcacacacccacaggcagacagaaacacaaacaacaatgaaaaaaaggtTGTAAACTACAGTATGAGACAATGTGGTGTATACCATGGTTAACATGCACTTTTTTTCCTTGCTTGTTTTATATTGTTCCTTGTTCTCTTCCTAATTTATggtatttttaaagaaaaaaaaagtggtttgtGTGCACTAATATTGTCTCAATAAAGTGAAACCGCTGTGGagcttgattttattttcctttcttgTGGGCCAAACTTACTCACTGCCTGGCATCTAAAAGGCCTGCTTGAGGGTGCCAAATCAAAACCCACCAGACAACAGGAAAGGCAGCTTTTATTTAAAGTCTGCTGTCAAGTGATCACAGTGGCTCCACTGAGAATAACACCATTTAGACGACTGTGATGTTGTCCGGTATCTACATACTGAAAGTGTCTGACAAGCAAACTGTGAAATCCGCTGATGTCCGCTCTCGGTGGGCTTGATCATCACCAGGCCACATCCCAACATGAAAGCTTATATGGGCGAACTATCTCCAGTTGTTGTTGTCCCCCATTTTTTTAagtctttgtctttgtattgAAGCCTGTGTCATCCtacattgtgtgtgtcagtgtaaaTCAAAGATCACGTTTCCATTCAAGACATGAGAAAGACAGCCATGGGAAAGATGTTCATATCTCTCTTACAGCCCCTGTTGTTTAAATCTGGATTTTACACATCATCCATACGCAGGCAGAGTACGTCTAGCCATCAGAGGTTCATTTAACTGTGCCCGAACAACTTTCAAAATGCCTTTTCACTGTCTGGTTTCCTTTGGGAGCATTGATTTGAGGATCGTAGTTGAGTCAGGTGGGTTTCTTTCTGCCTGGTCTTCATGGATCATTGATGAAGTGGATACACAGGCATGGAAGCGACTGAAAGAAATGGGTACTGCATGCTAGGGAcacaaggaaggaaaacaaaaacgtGTGTAAATCAGGAAATGGTGGAAAGTGTTGTGGTCTGTGCAGTGCTTGGCCAGCCTGGAACAAACTCATAGGGACCTGTGGACTAGTCACTGTGTAAACAACAGAGCACAAGGTTACTATTTAATTCCAAACTGCTGCTAATGTATATTTGgctcaaaaatgaaaaagggaaTACACGGAAACCCAAGCGTTTCTGTCTTTTGCTGCCTCTCaacacataaaaatgaatctgaatgccaaaaaaaacaaacattttgtggtATAATTCAGTACTAATAACACTAGCAGTGAGATGATTTTCAAAGTGATTCTTTGTTTTGatataatgaataaatgtttcAGAATTGTATATAATGTGTAGAATTTCACTGCAATCACTGGGTTCATTTTACGTTAGTGTGTTTCAAAATGAGCCTGAGGTTTGCTTAAAGGTTTACAATATACTTTGATTTTTGCAGGAGGAATATGCAATGTTTATGCTTCAGTCAAATGCAGCTCTCTGCTGATGAGACACAGACATTAGAAATTTTTAATTCTATCTGCATCTATGGTCATCTGATGAAGAGGTTTTGGACTGCTTGGTACGAGATGAGCAAAAACATTGCATAAAAAAGTTTTTAGCAAATGCCCTCACCATCATTCTGTTCTGTATGATTCTGACAGTGTTACAAACTGGATCCCAAATCCATGTAAttcacaaatgtgcaaaatgatGTAAATATATATCCCTTGTTTTTtagatgaaaataaagatgagTCATTATTCAAAACCAATGAGAAGgcgtctcctcctctttctgctgcttttattgtgttataTGTGCTTACAGATACGCAACCGAGTACAAATGTCAACTTCCGTGCCGCAGGATTTTTTTCATTATCTGCTTGCGATACCACTTCACAACAGCTGGTACAGTAAATGACGTCaagttcagttcatttgttaCCAATTCAGCGGTTTCTGCATTTCCATGGATTGAATCATTTAAAACAGATGGAGTAGATACCCAAGCAGAGGGATTCTGACTAGTCAGAACCAGGATGTGGTCCTGTAGGCAGACTCtgcaccagctgcagcaggcccTGGATGGGCTCTGTCAGGTCATGGTTTGGTATCAGCTGGCTGGCCTGCAGGGCTGTGCTGCAAAATCCCAGTGcctggcacacaaacacaaacggaaacaaacacagcagctgcagctgttagacTCTCCGGGGAGAGAAAAGCTGACTTATATAATAATATCACTGCAACAGCTTCCCTTGTCCCACTTTACCCTTGTGACAACCTGATCTGCTGGGCTGTTACACTGTCCTTTATCATTTAtggctgagagaaaatgagggcATAAAAGCATTGCTGACCAAACCATGCATGCATAAATGAAAGCATGTCAACCTCAGTGTGGAATTCACTGAGGTTTGCATTTGGCATCCATGGAATTCCTTCAGTTTCTGAGGATTTGCAAACAGCTGGGAATATGAATTGTATGTGTGTTACTCAGTGGTTCAGTGCTCTATCCACCCCCAGCTCTCTCAGACGTGACTTCCATTCTTGCAACAACACCTTGAATCACAGATAACAAGCGAAAGAATTTAACCACAGCTCCCTCAAAATGACATCCTAATGCGGACTGTATGTTCCTACATTATGTACTTTTCAAAGTGCAGCGGTATATCCACAACCACAATGAAACCAAGATGTGGACAAGAGCATGGGTGGAAGTTAAACGAGAAGTAAAATTACCATCACATGCTACTACATAAAAAGAGGAGAAGTGATCATTACAACTCCACACCTAGTTTTTTCTATTTCGTATTTCAATAAATTAAAGTAGAAAGAGACAGTTGGACTGAATAGCAGACTTGCAACTGGGTGTGAGCAAATCATCAATCAACCAGGGCACTCTGACACGCACTCACGCCCATGTCAGGAAGCATTCACCCAGCAGAAGTGTATTTGAGAAGACAATGAGTCCCTCTGACTCTGACTTGTCAGAGCTGACTCTACAATCTGACATCCAAGTGGAAGAAGGCAGACAAAAAGTGAATTTCACTGTGGACATCATAGATACTCTTCAATCAGCTGGAACAGCCTTCACGCTGGTTAATCCTGACATGGTGAGTCCTCGCTCTTACTCCTACAGCTCTCTATCTGGTGGGCTTTTAACAGCAGGGGATAACTGTGGACTAACTGGAGACTCCCAGTAGTTTTGGAACTCTGGTGTGGCTGTTGGTGAAGTTAAAATAACCTCCAGTTGTATTTCATCCAACCCTAACAGCCCACAAAACCCCCcacaaacaaccaaacacaTAAATTTATTGTAGTGCACTGATTGTGGTTTAATTGTGTAACCATCTGGTGTTGGGTCTGGTTATATATGTTTACTGTGAGCTGGGATGAGGCTACTTGTGCTGAGCCATAAGATCTCATCTAACCCAGTGAACTTAGACCCCAACAAGGTTTTAAGTCTGTTGCATTCACGTCTCTGGTACAGAGCCTCACCATTGCTGCCTCATCCACTCAGCTGGCATGACACACTAGAGATCTGCTCGTTCAACTCAAATCTAAAAACGTGGAACCTTCAGTGGAATTACAGACAGATCGGAAACCATGGTGGAAGTCAGAGCATCAGGGCGGTCATGCAAACTCCCTCTAATTCAACCTCATCTTTACGGCTTTACCAATTAGAGCTAATCCCACTTTGAGACAGTCATCTAAAGGGGGTAATGGGgaaatgtgtcactgtgtcaAGCTGAACCAGGTCAGCTCACCTTCACGGACTCTCCTCCCAGGAACCACAGCATGGCCAGACAGTGGGCCACCAGTGCAGTCTGAGCTGGGTCTCTTCTTGAGTCATTCTGCTCAAACTCCAACATCGTTCTTAACATCTTGTCCACTTCAACTCGCTGAGCTTTGTCTGATTCAAAGTTatggacagagacaaaaacgGAAATGTCGTTTCGGTTACAGTATATTACCATGGgcataaacacactgtacacttgaaaaaaaaaaaaagtactttgtGTACTTATGCATTTAATAGAGGAAAGTATAAAATTTGGGTCTGTCTATATCTTCTGTATAGTTTGTGGAAGCATCCTTCCCTTCCACACCCAATTTTCCCCAGTAAAAATCCCAGAAAGCCTGAGAAATTGCGTTGCAGCTAACAGGCTTAGCCCCGCAGTTATGTAGGCCAACAGCTGCGATAGAGGGTAGCGATGCGGATGCTGCACGGCCAGAGATGTGTCAGCACCGGACTCTAGTCCGCCCTAAGCATGGTAGTGTAAATCTGGGGTTTAGCTTTTAGGATTGCACAGCAAGACAGCTCAGCTAAATATAGTAACTGTTGACCTTATTTTTTCAGTGATACGCCAGTGGATCTCTCTGCTGTTTAGCAAGTGGAGCAAATGATGGATTGGTGATGTCATTTTCTGAGTCTGCAACATGTTTGAATAGTACAGTAGAACTGGATCATTGGACAAAACCTAAATGTATGGTTTCATATCATTTCATTATCGTTTTATATGGTTACATATTAGCACACCGTAAGAGGGCTCCAACATCGTGTCAGGATTCTGGATATACTGGGTGTGGGTCTTGAAGAGCTCGGTCAGATGGCGGTGCAAAGTATGTGCCACCTACAATATGAGCAATACAGGTAAAACATAAAGAACATAATCAAAAACAGATTTGGTCAAACCGCCATaatcacatgatcacatgacatccatttcatttcacctcAGAGTACAAAGAACGAGCAACAGACATCTTCCCCTGTTCGACAAACACTTCAGCCATAAGAAAGTAGCCACCACACGTGACTGTGCTGTCCAGACCATACTCCTCAGTGgcaaagaaaatctgaaaaaaacatgagagaaatgagcttttttttatGAGGTATACTCGTTTACACTGGGGATTTCCAGTGTTGGGTGGATGCACGTGACATGACAGAAACAACATATAGTGCATCCTGAGAGAAGACCAATGAACTCCACACACTGTTAATCttacagtaaaatattttcaaGCAAAGTGCAGAAACAGAGTtatgacttttatttttctcctcacaaCATCAATAAATGTACTGCGTGTACTGAAGCCATTTCTGGTAAGTGTACTAATTATGACACAGACATCATTTGCAAAGTTAAGCAGAGCTGCTTCCAGTTTTCCAGTCGCCATGTGGAGGCGGCCCAGACTCCTGTGCAACCGGTGGTGGACTGCGTGACCACATTCTGGGCTCTTCAACACTGCCCACTCCGCCTGGGACAGGAGTTCGGCCACCAGGGCCAGATTTCCCAAACCTGGAAATgcaagcacaagcacacacacacacacacacacacacacacacacacacacacacacacacacagagtcatgcaTTAGGAGAAAGGAGACAACTTGAGCTGAGAAACCATTTTGTGCTCCTTCCTCACCCATGTTggcctcagccagc
This region of Chaetodon auriga isolate fChaAug3 chromosome 10, fChaAug3.hap1, whole genome shotgun sequence genomic DNA includes:
- the zmynd12 gene encoding zinc finger MYND domain-containing protein 12; the protein is MEAKAQVLGTTSKIIPLALPRGAEKLCELCQREAHLQCTECRVTFYCDAKHQQADWVGIHQRICQLLVPIRTPALFSVHQAGHIEMQLKKAELIKISRTVAQSKLSEGKHEEALPAAQFCLRCSIDVHGPSTVQMVPAYLLLAEANMGLGNLALVAELLSQAEWAVLKSPECGHAVHHRLHRSLGRLHMATGKLEAALLNFANDIFFATEEYGLDSTVTCGGYFLMAEVFVEQGKMSVARSLYSEVAHTLHRHLTELFKTHTQYIQNPDTMLEPSYDKAQRVEVDKMLRTMLEFEQNDSRRDPAQTALVAHCLAMLWFLGGESVKALGFCSTALQASQLIPNHDLTEPIQGLLQLVQSLPTGPHPGSD